The DNA segment GCTGTCCGGAGAGGCCTTCTCCGGCGGCGGTGGCCTCGGCGTCGACCCGGACGTGGTGCACAAGATCGCCCGTGAGATCGCCGCCGTCGTGCGTGACGGCGCCGAGATCGCGGTCGTGATCGGCGGCGGCAACTTCTTCCGCGGCGCGGAGCTGCAGCAGCGCGGCATGGACCGGGCCCGCTCCGACTACATGGGCATGCTCGGCACCGTGATGAACTGCCTCGCCCTCCAGGACTTCCTGGAGAAGGAGGGCATCGACAGCCGCGTGCAGACCGCCATCACCATGGGCCAGGTCGCCGAGCCGTACATCCCGCTGCGCGCCGTGCGCCACCTGGAGAAGGGCCGCGTGGTCATCTTCGGTGCCGGGATGGGCATGCCGTACTTCTCCACCGACACCACCGCCGCCCAGCGCGCCCTGGAGATCGACGCCGAGGCGCTGCTCATGGGCAAGAACGGGGTGGACGGGGTCTACGACGCCGACCCCAAGACCAACCCCGACGCCGTCAAGTTCGACGCGCTCGGCTACGGCGAGGTCATCACCCGCGACCTCAAGGTCGC comes from the Streptomyces seoulensis genome and includes:
- the pyrH gene encoding UMP kinase, which produces MTTKAQKSDDGKVSGRFLLKLSGEAFSGGGGLGVDPDVVHKIAREIAAVVRDGAEIAVVIGGGNFFRGAELQQRGMDRARSDYMGMLGTVMNCLALQDFLEKEGIDSRVQTAITMGQVAEPYIPLRAVRHLEKGRVVIFGAGMGMPYFSTDTTAAQRALEIDAEALLMGKNGVDGVYDADPKTNPDAVKFDALGYGEVITRDLKVADATAVTLCRDNSLPILVFELLAEGNIARAVKGEKIGTLVGDEGSRD